From the genome of Mycoplasma anserisalpingitidis, one region includes:
- a CDS encoding transketolase family protein, translated as MSNKLEKKLVASMQGIALDSINKAGQGHIGMAIGAAPITYTLFGKHLNINQNDPKWINRDRFVLSAGHGSMSIYSIMHFLGLLSKEDMMEHKHIHSKTPSHPEIDSNDYIDASTGPLGQGVAMAVGMALSQKYLQSKFNKENFEIFNHDVYALHGDGCIQEGVALEAIQLAGTLNLDRLILIHDFNNIQIDSQSNEVNGVNLIEFFKSQNFETFTANVNDLESIDLAIQQAKKVKKPSYIQVHSVIAANTPNAGKSAGHNGTLKPEETVEFKNKIGLSNTLPFEYDNDVYEYAQSLMEEKNVEYEKWLNLFEAYKAKYAKEAEMISAISSKEVKYDLTGVEFTETNVPTRNYINTIMKFIDKNFDSVVGGSADLSAATKVAFSKQLNSEGGKNIKYGIREFAMAAINNGIYLDMNLKTIDGTFLAFADYMKAGIRLGALMEIPSIHVFTHDSYQVGGDGPTHQPFDQIPMLRAMSNVKVVRPCDESEMLGAFQYGLNSKKDQVAIIGCRQNIKSFNAIKKGTLPAAYVIKNQINYDLSILASGSEVQLAVEVSNLLEEKGIKAQVVSVPVLQDLVNNESLIKTLGLNSKPMYAIEATSDSMWFRLAKYNKFDAFLAEGYGWSEDGQKVYELKGFEANKLSVKIQEFLK; from the coding sequence ATGAGTAATAAATTAGAAAAAAAATTAGTTGCTTCAATGCAAGGAATTGCTCTTGACTCAATTAATAAAGCTGGTCAAGGACACATCGGTATGGCTATTGGGGCTGCTCCAATTACATACACACTTTTTGGTAAACATTTAAATATTAACCAAAATGACCCAAAATGAATCAACCGTGATAGATTTGTTTTAAGTGCCGGACATGGATCTATGTCAATTTATTCAATTATGCACTTTTTAGGTCTTTTATCAAAAGAAGATATGATGGAACATAAACACATCCACTCAAAAACTCCATCACACCCTGAAATTGACTCAAACGACTACATCGATGCTTCAACAGGACCACTTGGTCAAGGTGTAGCTATGGCTGTTGGTATGGCTCTTTCACAAAAATATCTTCAAAGTAAATTTAATAAAGAAAACTTTGAAATTTTCAACCATGATGTTTATGCTTTACATGGGGACGGATGTATCCAAGAAGGTGTTGCTCTTGAAGCTATCCAATTAGCAGGAACACTTAATTTAGATCGTCTAATCTTAATCCACGATTTTAACAATATTCAAATTGACTCACAATCAAATGAAGTTAATGGCGTAAATTTAATTGAATTCTTCAAATCTCAAAACTTTGAAACATTCACAGCTAATGTTAATGATTTAGAATCAATTGATTTAGCTATTCAACAAGCTAAAAAAGTTAAAAAACCTTCATACATTCAAGTTCACTCAGTTATTGCTGCAAATACTCCAAATGCCGGAAAAAGTGCTGGACATAACGGAACTCTTAAACCTGAAGAAACAGTTGAATTCAAAAACAAAATTGGTCTTTCAAACACACTTCCATTTGAATATGACAATGATGTTTATGAATACGCTCAATCATTAATGGAAGAAAAAAATGTTGAATATGAAAAATGATTAAACTTATTCGAAGCATATAAAGCTAAATATGCTAAAGAAGCTGAAATGATTAGTGCAATTTCTTCGAAAGAAGTTAAATATGATTTAACAGGAGTTGAGTTTACTGAAACTAATGTTCCTACAAGAAATTACATCAACACAATTATGAAGTTTATCGATAAGAATTTCGATAGTGTTGTTGGTGGTTCAGCTGACTTATCGGCTGCAACTAAAGTAGCATTCTCAAAACAATTAAATTCTGAAGGTGGAAAAAACATCAAATATGGAATTAGAGAATTTGCTATGGCTGCAATTAATAATGGTATTTATTTAGATATGAATCTTAAGACAATTGATGGAACATTCTTAGCTTTTGCTGACTACATGAAGGCTGGAATTAGACTTGGTGCTTTAATGGAGATTCCTTCAATTCATGTATTTACACATGACTCATATCAAGTTGGAGGAGATGGTCCTACACACCAACCATTCGATCAAATACCAATGTTACGTGCTATGTCAAATGTTAAAGTTGTTCGTCCATGTGATGAATCTGAAATGTTAGGTGCATTCCAATACGGATTAAACAGTAAAAAAGATCAAGTTGCAATTATCGGATGTCGCCAAAATATTAAATCATTCAATGCAATTAAAAAAGGTACATTACCAGCTGCTTATGTAATTAAAAATCAAATTAACTATGATTTAAGCATTTTAGCAAGTGGATCTGAAGTTCAACTTGCTGTTGAAGTATCAAACTTACTTGAAGAAAAAGGAATTAAAGCTCAAGTTGTTTCAGTTCCTGTTTTACAAGATTTAGTAAACAATGAATCATTAATTAAAACACTTGGATTAAATTCTAAACCAATGTATGCAATCGAAGCAACAAGTGACTCAATGTGATTCCGTTTAGCTAAATACAATAAATTTGATGCATTCCTAGCTGAAGGATACGGATGATCTGAAGATGGACAAAAAGTTTACGAACTTAAAGGTTTTGAAGCTAATAAACTTTCAGTAAAAATTCAAGAATTTCTTAAATAA
- the rsmD gene encoding 16S rRNA (guanine(966)-N(2))-methyltransferase RsmD, translated as MKNKKEKIVINRLRIISGKYRNHYIERPSWETTRPTIEKVREAIFSSIHFNLENAVVLDLFTGSGAWIIEAISRGAKHAVGLEKDKNAYQIINSNLNKLKIDNATVVLTDCYEYLLKNDKAFDFIFMDAPFKDYELINKCLELIDQKNLLNKNGNVIIETDNRDKIVIPKDMIVIKEKLYSFNKSILFISKDIE; from the coding sequence ATGAAAAATAAAAAAGAAAAGATTGTAATCAATCGACTTAGAATAATCTCTGGTAAATATAGAAATCATTATATAGAAAGACCTAGCTGAGAAACTACTAGACCAACTATTGAAAAGGTTCGTGAAGCAATTTTTTCAAGTATTCACTTTAATTTAGAAAATGCTGTAGTACTAGATTTATTTACTGGTAGTGGTGCATGAATTATTGAAGCAATTTCACGTGGTGCTAAACATGCAGTAGGTTTAGAGAAAGACAAAAACGCTTACCAAATTATTAATAGTAATTTAAATAAACTTAAGATTGATAATGCTACAGTGGTATTAACTGATTGTTATGAATATTTATTGAAAAATGATAAAGCATTTGATTTTATTTTTATGGATGCTCCATTTAAGGATTATGAATTAATAAATAAATGTTTGGAATTAATTGATCAGAAAAATTTATTAAATAAAAATGGCAATGTAATTATTGAAACAGATAATAGAGATAAAATAGTAATACCAAAAGATATGATTGTAATTAAAGAAAAACTTTATAGTTTTAATAAATCGATTTTATTTATTTCAAAAGATATTGAATAA
- a CDS encoding ABC transporter permease subunit yields MFKILNSNKFSFIGLILLKIISSFIFFITFLSIIYLFFNLNSVVPLKVKEIIDDPNRDITILNKIISEYFLDKNIIFRLIKFWQRFFTGELYGFSSINEKIGVYSSSLTQNFNYWIDSNKYTFTISFISLILSIPISFILSFLAAIKRFSWIDYTLNSFVLAILSIPIVVFMPLCNILLNFAGIDYNFDYNNFWKLIYPTLSLITFNCFSWIQILRPIMIEITQSNSYNFLRQMGFSQIKMFMYLFIPRSINKALTALPFYLISVFFYGIYLETFYNFPGTMNHFYGVISNYETDSACYFLSIIIILFMLTTVITQSLNVALKNRWNNE; encoded by the coding sequence ATGTTCAAGATATTAAACTCAAATAAATTTAGTTTTATTGGTTTAATTCTACTAAAAATTATTTCATCATTTATCTTCTTTATAACATTCTTATCAATTATCTACTTGTTTTTTAACTTAAATTCAGTAGTACCATTAAAAGTTAAGGAGATTATCGATGATCCAAATAGAGATATAACCATCTTAAATAAGATTATCTCTGAATATTTTTTAGATAAAAACATCATTTTTAGACTTATAAAATTTTGACAACGCTTTTTCACTGGAGAATTGTATGGTTTTTCATCAATTAATGAAAAAATAGGAGTTTATAGTAGTTCACTTACTCAAAACTTTAATTATTGAATTGATTCAAATAAATACACTTTTACAATTTCATTTATAAGTCTTATTTTAAGCATTCCTATTTCTTTTATTCTTTCATTTTTAGCAGCAATAAAACGTTTTTCTTGAATTGACTATACATTAAATTCTTTTGTACTAGCAATTTTAAGTATACCCATAGTAGTCTTTATGCCTCTTTGTAACATATTATTAAATTTTGCAGGAATTGATTATAACTTTGACTATAATAATTTTTGAAAACTGATTTATCCAACTTTAAGTTTAATAACGTTTAATTGCTTTTCTTGAATTCAGATTTTAAGACCTATAATGATTGAAATAACTCAATCAAATTCATATAATTTTCTTAGACAAATGGGTTTCTCACAAATAAAAATGTTCATGTATTTATTTATACCTAGATCTATTAATAAAGCTTTAACAGCATTACCATTTTATTTAATAAGTGTTTTTTTCTATGGTATTTATCTTGAAACTTTTTATAATTTTCCGGGTACAATGAATCATTTTTATGGTGTTATAAGTAATTATGAAACTGATTCAGCTTGTTATTTTTTATCAATCATAATTATTTTGTTTATGCTTACCACAGTGATTACTCAAAGTTTAAATGTGGCACTTAAAAATAGGTGGAATAATGAATAA
- a CDS encoding alpha/beta fold hydrolase yields MKKFNFNGYLLEYFELFNNKDKNLIFIHGFGSNIEFFNKLITKLSSNYNIYGLNMPAHGESEYSENLMNFKMFCEIFRQFINFLDLNNITLIGHSLGGGIAAANLNNSNKIKKCVLIGPMNPTSLSRVNEFNEYFFPRTVNEWEKLIKLCYYNPEIIIKNPEIRKITEVYLKDYSVELDYIYQLGRDLPSNTNMEIIDIGLRNFNGEIGLFFGDHDGIIDLKKITPYYRSVSKNLNVYEIKNSGHSIWLENWEDFITNLTSFLEK; encoded by the coding sequence ATGAAAAAATTTAACTTTAATGGATATTTGCTTGAATACTTTGAATTATTCAATAATAAAGACAAAAACTTAATATTTATTCATGGTTTTGGATCTAATATAGAATTTTTTAATAAATTAATTACTAAACTTAGTTCTAATTATAATATTTATGGATTGAATATGCCTGCTCATGGTGAGTCGGAATATTCTGAAAACTTAATGAATTTTAAAATGTTTTGTGAAATTTTTAGACAGTTTATCAACTTCTTAGACTTAAATAATATTACGCTAATTGGTCACTCACTTGGTGGAGGCATTGCTGCTGCTAATTTAAATAATTCTAACAAAATCAAAAAGTGTGTCCTAATTGGTCCGATGAATCCTACGAGTTTATCTAGAGTTAATGAATTTAACGAGTATTTCTTCCCTAGAACAGTTAATGAATGAGAAAAACTAATAAAGCTTTGTTATTACAATCCTGAAATAATAATTAAAAATCCAGAAATTAGAAAAATAACTGAAGTGTACTTAAAAGACTATTCGGTTGAACTTGACTATATTTATCAACTAGGCAGAGATCTTCCTTCAAACACAAACATGGAAATAATTGATATTGGTTTAAGAAACTTTAATGGTGAAATTGGATTATTTTTTGGAGATCATGATGGAATAATCGATTTAAAAAAAATCACTCCTTATTATAGAAGTGTTTCAAAAAATTTGAATGTTTATGAAATCAAAAATTCAGGACATTCTATTTGACTTGAAAATTGAGAGGATTTCATAACAAATCTTACAAGTTTTCTAGAAAAATAA
- a CDS encoding YitT family protein, which yields MKKDNENLNNKSKKETTQEVKIKKKNAYQRVKVKSSVLYFSQLYNNKSNFKQILLIIFIGILYGACLVFLVQNTGLYELGLSAIGQSIGRLSQFLLRYNGYSQEVAYFWYNLIFWVLYFILNIPLLLLSYKYLSKRFFYFTILFLFVQTLVGLIIGFIPNVEDVFIFANLNKGSPAGFTEYTIYMTLWNSSSDATKQVSIILYGLAWGTLNGVFTGALFILESCSGGFDILGTMIAKKKHKDLGQVLTILNVISLIFANLIGNFIPAIIALNTEKIDTTQVQENTLALDVLFSPNFLAGLGMMAIFQVAINLIFPRYKTVQVQIFAKEYEQLLNAIHENSSSRFSFSVSKVIGSYSKQEQFMIFTNCMYIDAADLISLIRQYDKNILITVIDIKKTDGYIYVNTSL from the coding sequence ATGAAAAAAGATAATGAAAATTTAAATAATAAAAGTAAAAAAGAAACTACTCAAGAAGTGAAAATTAAAAAGAAAAATGCCTATCAAAGAGTTAAGGTAAAGAGCTCTGTTCTTTACTTTTCACAACTATACAACAATAAGAGTAATTTTAAGCAGATTTTACTAATTATATTTATAGGGATTTTATATGGTGCATGTCTAGTTTTCCTTGTACAAAACACTGGATTATATGAATTAGGACTTAGCGCTATAGGTCAATCAATAGGAAGACTTAGCCAATTCTTATTAAGATACAATGGTTATTCGCAGGAAGTTGCTTATTTTTGATATAACTTAATTTTCTGAGTGTTATATTTTATATTAAATATACCTCTATTATTACTTAGTTATAAGTATTTGTCAAAAAGGTTTTTTTATTTTACAATCCTATTTTTATTTGTCCAAACTCTTGTGGGACTAATAATTGGATTTATACCAAATGTTGAAGATGTATTTATTTTTGCTAATCTCAACAAAGGTTCGCCAGCTGGATTTACGGAATACACTATATATATGACATTATGAAATTCATCTTCAGATGCAACTAAACAAGTTTCAATTATTTTATATGGTTTAGCTTGAGGAACTTTAAATGGTGTATTTACTGGTGCATTATTTATTTTAGAATCTTGTTCTGGAGGATTCGATATTCTTGGAACAATGATTGCTAAGAAAAAACATAAAGATTTAGGTCAAGTATTGACTATTCTTAATGTTATTTCTCTTATATTTGCAAATTTAATCGGAAACTTTATACCGGCTATTATAGCGTTGAATACTGAAAAAATTGATACGACCCAAGTTCAAGAAAACACTTTAGCCTTAGATGTTTTATTTAGTCCTAACTTCCTAGCTGGTCTTGGAATGATGGCTATTTTCCAAGTTGCAATTAACTTAATTTTCCCAAGATATAAAACAGTTCAAGTTCAAATTTTTGCTAAAGAATATGAACAATTATTGAATGCTATCCACGAAAACAGCAGCAGTAGATTTTCTTTCAGTGTGTCAAAAGTGATTGGAAGCTATTCAAAACAAGAGCAATTTATGATTTTTACAAATTGTATGTATATTGATGCTGCCGACTTAATCAGTTTAATTAGACAATATGACAAAAACATCTTAATTACAGTTATAGACATTAAAAAAACTGATGGTTACATTTATGTAAACACCAGTTTATAA
- a CDS encoding OppA family ABC transporter substrate-binding lipoprotein — MKFRSKKILLTSTIFLMASSSLPIMFVNSCVTTEKDNQRESKILKFYEEKDIDINPYSLDFSTVMNTNIESNNILYSSVAPQLFRAKTISAPTYKKDSSYGLENSGLYAYKFELAEKIIIHKSDGEVVHFDSDDYKIEQKNSGEIYEKLMSDNDKSINSQNFIDSMNIATKIEIKIKDNIYWVDSKGNKTNYLVNAEDFWFSYLRSYYNGFFQRTFTGQNGSPSISMNIDAQNRIRLKDLSNKRFGSVLFTNNQQFEIHGISSGKFIEFDSEFNSINSVKENKLIFEQDPDYKNVKNFMEFFDLMLVNSLIFSPAPSQYIKELSKKHNEYFTKDDQEIPLYGYGIIKNIGLYFYGTNGWENNLYAGPYIPNSTSSSHNKILLTKNKHYWDKQFVESNKTIEQIEFNYSQNDSILNFNKIKSEKNSLINFLSLTPEQQNYINVNLDKFNLIPYKKYNNTKSVGNNAFNITPKPNELVNTGSKFTLNSVDYNSIAFNDNYSKIVYGSSINEIQQGFRGEFDSKTSISSGVFDNKSIAFRSIINASLNWTYIKDTLNVNSQLWLTNAAPDTKIGGNNQSTSKFKTVRDANDIINDLIVINELGEKINLENSNSNQIKSSNFELLKNQMNLLLDSLFDNLELKLNKNEKITWYIYNNRLINQNERNMFEQMIQTIKELDQRLNPIFVYLPTQIEINKVLGSYNGGGNNSISQFITYSYEKNDLSPYLDKITHAIGLSPFALWYKFSMLNDEDILALNFPALTRFSKTMKEKFEDGFLKLNEIYVKEDNQFRKIVWDDLNKFNSYEERNLYLRGIQKTDEENKTGFVNVGFGGLGYLWDPVKKIFKIDNIIEQAKFANYYLKITTNEELIQLLRELNTFRSFNIDLDKNIDSINFLDYKIVNKDVLYEIPFNDVIYVQDIKLK; from the coding sequence ATGAAATTTAGAAGCAAAAAGATACTTTTAACTTCGACTATATTTTTAATGGCATCTTCATCTCTACCTATTATGTTTGTAAATTCATGTGTAACAACAGAGAAAGATAATCAAAGAGAAAGTAAAATTTTAAAATTTTATGAAGAAAAGGATATTGATATAAATCCGTATTCATTAGATTTCTCAACAGTTATGAATACAAACATAGAATCAAATAATATTTTATATTCTTCTGTTGCTCCACAACTTTTTAGAGCAAAAACTATCTCAGCACCGACTTACAAAAAGGATTCAAGTTATGGATTGGAAAATTCAGGATTATATGCATATAAATTTGAATTAGCTGAAAAAATTATAATTCACAAATCTGATGGTGAAGTAGTTCACTTTGATAGCGATGATTATAAAATTGAACAAAAGAATAGTGGTGAAATTTATGAAAAATTAATGAGTGATAATGACAAATCCATAAATTCTCAAAATTTCATCGATTCAATGAATATTGCAACTAAAATCGAAATCAAAATTAAAGACAATATTTACTGAGTTGACTCAAAGGGTAATAAAACTAATTATCTAGTAAATGCTGAAGACTTTTGATTTTCGTATTTAAGAAGTTATTATAATGGATTCTTCCAAAGAACTTTCACAGGTCAAAATGGTAGTCCATCAATATCAATGAATATTGATGCTCAGAATAGAATAAGATTAAAAGATCTATCAAATAAACGTTTTGGTAGTGTATTGTTTACAAATAATCAACAATTTGAAATACATGGGATAAGTTCTGGCAAATTTATTGAATTTGATTCTGAATTTAACTCTATTAATTCGGTAAAAGAAAATAAACTGATTTTTGAGCAAGATCCAGATTACAAGAATGTAAAAAACTTTATGGAATTTTTTGACTTAATGTTAGTAAACTCATTGATTTTTAGTCCTGCTCCAAGTCAATATATAAAAGAATTATCAAAAAAACATAATGAATATTTTACAAAAGACGACCAAGAAATTCCATTATATGGTTATGGTATCATAAAAAATATTGGATTATATTTTTATGGAACAAATGGCTGAGAAAACAATCTTTATGCAGGACCATACATTCCAAATTCAACTAGTTCATCTCATAACAAAATACTTTTAACTAAAAATAAACATTATTGAGATAAACAATTTGTTGAATCAAATAAAACAATTGAACAAATCGAATTTAATTACTCACAAAATGACTCAATTTTAAACTTTAACAAAATTAAAAGTGAAAAAAACTCATTGATAAATTTTCTATCACTGACACCTGAACAGCAAAATTACATAAACGTAAACTTAGATAAATTCAATTTAATTCCATATAAAAAATACAATAATACTAAATCAGTTGGTAATAATGCTTTTAACATTACTCCAAAACCAAATGAATTGGTTAATACTGGTTCAAAGTTTACATTAAATTCAGTTGATTACAATAGTATTGCATTCAACGATAATTATTCAAAAATAGTTTATGGTAGTTCTATAAATGAAATTCAACAAGGTTTTAGAGGTGAATTTGATAGTAAAACTTCTATCTCTTCAGGAGTCTTTGACAATAAATCAATTGCTTTTCGTTCAATAATTAATGCATCATTAAATTGAACATATATTAAAGATACATTAAATGTAAATTCGCAATTATGACTCACGAATGCAGCACCAGACACAAAAATAGGTGGTAATAATCAAAGCACTTCAAAATTTAAAACTGTAAGAGATGCAAACGATATTATCAACGATTTAATTGTAATTAATGAACTTGGTGAAAAAATTAACTTAGAAAATTCTAATTCAAACCAAATTAAAAGTTCTAATTTTGAATTATTAAAAAATCAAATGAATTTACTTCTCGATTCACTTTTTGACAATTTAGAACTCAAACTAAATAAAAATGAAAAGATTACCTGATATATTTATAATAATCGTCTAATTAATCAAAACGAAAGAAATATGTTTGAACAAATGATTCAAACCATAAAAGAATTAGATCAGAGATTAAACCCAATTTTTGTTTATTTACCAACTCAAATTGAAATAAATAAAGTTTTAGGATCATACAATGGAGGAGGAAATAACTCTATTTCACAATTCATTACCTACTCATATGAAAAAAATGATTTATCGCCTTACTTAGATAAAATTACTCATGCAATTGGTTTAAGTCCGTTTGCTCTTTGATACAAATTCAGCATGCTAAATGATGAAGATATCTTGGCATTAAACTTCCCTGCACTCACTCGCTTTAGTAAAACAATGAAAGAAAAGTTTGAGGATGGGTTCCTAAAATTAAATGAAATTTATGTAAAGGAAGACAACCAATTCAGAAAAATAGTTTGGGATGACTTAAATAAATTCAATTCTTATGAAGAAAGAAATCTTTATCTAAGAGGAATACAAAAGACTGATGAAGAAAATAAAACTGGTTTTGTTAATGTTGGTTTCGGTGGTTTAGGATACTTATGAGATCCGGTAAAAAAGATATTCAAAATCGACAACATTATTGAACAAGCCAAATTTGCTAATTATTATTTAAAAATAACTACAAATGAAGAATTGATTCAACTTCTTAGAGAATTAAATACATTTAGATCATTTAATATTGACTTAGATAAAAATATTGATTCAATAAACTTTTTAGATTACAAAATAGTAAATAAAGATGTTCTTTATGAAATACCTTTTAACGATGTAATTTATGTTCAAGATATTAAACTCAAATAA
- a CDS encoding ABC transporter permease subunit, with product MNKNFFNFSQKEQHFVVQIHNNSNFLRKLLSNKVFIWLMTFTIIILIISLISFIFNGGVIPLLKELGIEKNIKPIFLRKNNLIETVYNPEVNEKIKLLVSFLEKNNIDYNIDYTKLVPKLSFNISDIINTKERFELLLGTNNLGESVLISTMNKFTHSVLITMSIFIVELFIALPLGSFISLNRKSFTICKVVFSYFIMVPDLVILMLLLVVVKNFFALLTILLITGIFRLIYWTMQYCSAEIQKEYMIILVNSNLSKTALVYKHLIPKIISKILILFSARLGYIIGLISTINIIGFPIEWNVLNNIKENWKYLNDNIWQILFPIIHLTLFLLSFRLVIVSLARTIDTIK from the coding sequence ATGAATAAAAATTTCTTTAATTTTTCTCAAAAAGAACAACATTTTGTTGTTCAAATCCACAATAATAGTAATTTTTTAAGAAAATTATTATCAAATAAAGTATTCATTTGATTAATGACATTTACAATAATAATTTTAATAATTTCATTAATATCATTTATTTTTAATGGAGGAGTAATTCCACTATTAAAAGAACTAGGAATTGAAAAGAATATTAAACCAATTTTTTTAAGAAAAAACAATTTAATAGAAACAGTTTATAATCCAGAAGTTAATGAAAAAATCAAACTTTTGGTCTCTTTTTTAGAAAAAAATAATATTGATTACAACATCGACTACACTAAATTGGTACCTAAATTATCTTTTAATATTTCAGATATTATAAACACAAAAGAGCGTTTTGAACTATTGCTAGGAACAAATAATTTGGGCGAATCAGTTTTAATAAGCACAATGAATAAGTTTACTCATTCGGTGCTTATTACAATGTCTATATTTATAGTCGAACTTTTTATCGCTTTGCCATTAGGTTCATTTATCTCGCTAAATAGAAAGAGTTTTACAATTTGTAAAGTTGTTTTTAGTTACTTCATTATGGTTCCTGACTTAGTTATTCTAATGTTGTTATTGGTTGTTGTGAAAAACTTTTTTGCGTTGTTAACAATATTGCTTATAACTGGTATTTTTAGATTGATATATTGAACAATGCAATATTGCTCTGCTGAAATACAAAAGGAATATATGATTATCTTAGTCAATTCAAACCTATCTAAAACTGCATTGGTTTATAAACACTTGATACCTAAAATAATATCGAAAATTCTTATTTTATTTTCAGCTAGACTGGGTTACATAATTGGATTAATAAGTACAATAAACATAATTGGATTTCCAATTGAATGAAATGTGCTAAACAATATAAAGGAAAATTGAAAATATTTAAATGACAATATTTGACAAATATTGTTTCCAATAATTCATTTGACATTATTTTTACTATCATTTAGATTAGTAATAGTTTCTCTCGCAAGAACAATCGACACTATAAAATAG